In Ochotona princeps isolate mOchPri1 chromosome 21, mOchPri1.hap1, whole genome shotgun sequence, a single genomic region encodes these proteins:
- the QARS1 gene encoding glutamine--tRNA ligase, with protein MATADSLSLFTGLGLSELKARETLKNAALSAQLREAATQAQQTLGSTIDKATGTLLYGLASRLRDPRRLSFLVNYIASKKIHTELQLSAALEYVRSHPLDPIDIQDFEQECGVGVTVTPEQIEEAVEATINRHRPQLLAERYHFNMGLLMGEARAALKWADGKMIKHEVDMQVLHLLGPKMEADLEKKPKVVKARSEEPDCKTAKDLVENGEPIGQTLSLLEQLRGEALKFHKPGENYKTPGYVTTPHTMDLLKQHLEITGGQVRTRFPPEPNGILHIGHAKAINFNFGYAKANNGICFLRFDDTNPEKEEAKFFTAIADMVAWLGYTPYKVTYASDYFDQLYAWAVELIRRGQAYVCHQRGEELKGHNTLPSPWRDRPVEESLLLFEAMRKGKFSEGEATLRMKLVMEDGKLDPVAYRVKYVPHHRTGDRWCIYPTYDYTHCLCDSIEHITHSLCTKEFQARRSSYFWLCNALDVYCPVQWEYGRLNLHYAVVSKRKILQLVAAGAVRDWDDPRLFTLTALRRRGFPPEAINNFCARVGVTVAQTTMEPHLLEACVRDVLNDMAPRAMAVLESLRVVITNFPAAQSMQIQVPNFPADETKGFHQVPFTPVVFIERTDFKEEPEPGYKRLASGQPVGLRHTGYVIELQRLVKGPDGSVQSLEVTCRRADAGEKPKAFIHWVSQPLTCEIRLYERLFQHKNPEDPTEVPGGFLSDLNPASLRVVEDALVDSSVALAKPFDKFQFERLGYFSVDPDSRPGKLVFNRTVTLREDPGKM; from the exons ATGGCGACTGCCGACTCTCTGTCGCTCTTCACCGGCCTCGGCCTGAGCGAGCTCAAGGCCCGCGAGACGCTCAAGAACGCGGCTCTGAGCGCGCAGCTGCGCGAGGCGGCCACCCAG GCGCAGCAGACTCTGGGCTCCACCATCGACAAGGCTACTGGGACGCTGCTGTACGGCTTGGCCTCCCGACTCCGAGACCCCCGGCGTCTCTCTTTCCTTGTGAACTACATAGCCAGCAAGAAGATCCACACGGAGCTGCAGCTCAGCG CTGCCCTAGAGTATGTGCGGAGCCACCCCCTGGACCCCATCGACATCCAAGACTTTGAGCAGGAATGTGGCGTGGGTGTCACGGTGACCCCAGAGCAGATTGAAGAGGcc GTAGAGGCCACTATCAACAGGCACcggccccagctcttggctgagCGTTACCACTTCAACATGGGGCTATTGATGG GAGAGGCTCGCGCTGCACTCAAGTGGGCAGATGGCAAAATGATCAAGCACGAGGTGGACATGCAG gtcctccacctgctgggtccCAAGATGGAGGCTGATCTGGAGAAAAAGCCCAAG GTGGTGAAGGCTCGGTCTGAAGAGCCAGACTGCAAGACGGCCAAGGATTTGGTGGAGAACG GTGAGCCCATTGGCCAGACCCTGTCTCTGCTGGAACAGCTCCGTGGGGAGGCCCTTAAGTTCCACAAGCCTG GGGAAAACTACAAGACTCCAGGCTATGTGACCACCCCACACACCATGGATCTCCTGAAGCAGCACCTGGAGATCACAGGGGGGCAG GTTCGTACCCGGTTTCCACCAGAACCTAATGGGATTCTACACATTGGACATGCTAAAGCCATCAATTTCAACTTTGGCTATGCCAAG GCCAACAACGGTATCTGCTTCCTGCGCTTCGATGACACCAACCCTGAGAAGGAGGAAGCCAAGTTCTTCACTGCCATCGCTGACATGGTGGCCTGGCTGG GCTACACACCATACAAGGTGACATACGCCTCTGACTATTTCGACCAGTTATACGCCTGGGCTGTGGAGCTCATTCGCAG GGGTCAGGCTTATGTGTGCCACCAGCGAGGCGAGGAGCTCAAGGGCCACAACACCCTGCCCTCGCCTTGGAGGGACCGTCCTGTAGAGGAGTCACTGCTGCTGTTTGAG GCAATGCGCAAGGGCAAATTTTCAGAGGGTGAGGCTACGCTGCGGATGAAGCTGGTGATggaggatgggaagctggacccaGTGGCCTATCGTGTCAAATACGTACCGCATCACCGCACAGGGGACAGATG GTGCATCTACCCCACCTACGACTACACTCATTGCCTCTGTGACTCCATTGAACACATCACACACTCCCTCTGCACCAAGGAATTCCAGGCCCG ACGCTCTTCCTACTTCTGGCTGTGCAATGCTCTGGATGTCTACTGCCCTGTGCAGTGGGAATATGGCCGTCTTAACCTACACTACGCTGTTGTCTccaagaggaagatcctccagctTGTAGCAGCTGGTGCCGTGCG GGACTGGGATGACCCCCGGCTCTTCACACTCACAGCCTTGAGACGGCGGGGTTTCCCACCTGAGGCCATCAACAACTTTTGCGCCCGG GTTGGAGTGACCGTGGCCCAGACCACAATGGAGCCGCATCTCCTGGAAGCGTGTGTGCGGGATGTGCTGAATGACATGGCCCCTCGGGCCATGGCTGTGTTGGAGTCACTACGGGTTGTCATCACCAATTTTCCTGCTGCCCAG TCCATGCAAATCCAGGTGCCCAACTTCCCAGCAGATGAAACCAAAGGCTTCCACCAAGTTCCCTTCACACCTGTCGTCTTCATTGAGAGGACAGACTTCAAGGAG gagccagagccaggctatAAGCGCTTGGCGTCTGGCCAGCCCGTGGGCCTCAGGCATACAGGCTACGTCATTGAGCTGCAGCGCCTCGTCAAG GGCCCCGATGGTTCCGTGCAGAGCTTGGAGGTGACCTGCAGACGTGCGGATGCTGGTGAGAAACCCAAGGCCTTCATTCACTGGGTGTCACAACCCCTAACGTGTGAGATCCGCCTCTACGAGCGGCT GTTCCAGCACAAGAATCCAGAAGATCCCACAGAAGTGCCTGGTGGATTCCTAAGTGACCTGAACCCG GCATCGCTGAGAGTGGTGGAGGATGCGCTGGTGGACAGCTCCGTGGCCCTGGCAAAGCCCTTCGACAAGTTCCAGTTTGAGCGCCTTGGCTACTTCTCCGTGGACCCGGACAGCCGCCCTGGAAAG CTCGTGTTCAACCGGACCGTCACGCTGCGAGAGGACCCTGGGAAGATGTAA